The following are encoded in a window of Maylandia zebra isolate NMK-2024a linkage group LG5, Mzebra_GT3a, whole genome shotgun sequence genomic DNA:
- the stau1 gene encoding double-stranded RNA-binding protein Staufen homolog 1 isoform X2 yields the protein MSQLQFQCPASPMPAASAPLQPQPSYSIPCASGTLPSESASQPIRSSALPAGSATPYNSTTVSNMANPKEKTPMCLVNELARFNKIQPEYKLLCEQGPAHSKIFSVRLTLGDQHWEAEGTSIKKAQHSAAASALAETTLPKPTVRTPRSTGKHQDGMTHITELSALCIKLGKKPLYKPIDAYTGMRPPNFNYNVRAPGPYQRSMQQYYYPFPPVGPMIYHVELSIGGQQFFGKGRTRQLAKHDAAAKALKVLQKEPILQQLPVVNGEPEEENLNKSEISQVFEIALKRNLPVSFEVLKEEGPPHMKTFVVRVTVGEFTGEGEGKSKKIAKKLAAAAVLGELKRLPHIPSVEKTQPRIKKKTKSIIKLQTSPEYGQGMNPISRLAQIQQAKKEKEPEYSMVTERGLPRRREFVMQVTVCGQSAEGMGPSKKVAKRNAAEKMLELLGYKVPQPQPPKPALKTDEKTPVKKPGDGRKVTFYEPGSVEEGTLGSKEEDFRLPYLSHQQLPAGILPMMPEVAQAVGACQGSQAKDYSRSIPNPGKTTITAMIANELLYAGTSLTAETILKTKNNMNQLPHGPLTRPSEQLGYLASVQGLQVEYKDFPKNNKNEFVSLINCSSQPPLISHGIGKDVESCHDMAALNILKLLSELDQQSNERTGNGPVSGCGKQEIEGDLHIKQANSSTLAQTLDGTV from the exons ATGTCTCAGCTCCAGTTTCAGTGTCCAGCTAGCCCCATGCCCGCTGCTTCTGCCCCCCTGCAGCCACAGCCTAGCTACAGCATCCCTTGTGCCTCAGGCACCCTACCGTCAGAGAGCGCCAGCCAGCCCATCAGGAGCTCCGCTCTCCCCGCAGGGTCAGCCACTCCCTACAATAGCACCACAG TATCTAACATGGCAAACCCTAAAGAGAAGACCCCTATGTGTTTGGTGAATGAGTTAGCCCGTTTTAACAAGATTCAACCTGAATATAAGCTGCTTTGTGAGCAAGGGCCAGCTCACTCAAAG attttctcaGTGAGGCTCACGCTGGGAGATCAGCATTGGGAGGCAGAGGGGACCAGTATCAAGAAAGCTCAGCATTCCGCTGCTGCATCAGCCCTCGCTGAGACTACACTCCCTAAACCCACTGTGAGGACACCCCGCAGCACAGGAAAGCACCAAG ATGGCATGACGCATATTACAGAGCTGAGTGCACTATGCATCAAACTTGGTAAAAAGCCTCTCTATAAACCCATCGACGCATATACGGGGATGAGACCACCAAACTTCAACTACAATGTGCGGGCTCCAGGGCCTTACCAGCGCTCTATGCAACA GTACTACTACCCATTTCCTCCTGTGGGACCAATGATATATCATGTGGAGCTTTCTATTGGAGGCCAGCAGTTTTTTGGGAAAGGACGAACGCGGCAGTTAGCCAAACACGATGCTGCTGCCAAGGCCTTGAAAGTACTGCAGAAGGAGCCAATACTGCAACAGTTGCCAGTG GTGAATGGAGAGCCCGAGGAGGAGAACCTGAACAAATCAGAAATCAGTCAAGTCTTTGAAATTGCACTTAAACGCAACTTACCTGTCAGCTTTGAg GTTTTAAAAGAAGAGGGCCCTCCACACATGAAGACTTTTGTAGTGCGTGTTACAGTTGGCGAGTTCACAGGAGAGGGCGagggaaaaagtaaaaagattGCAAAGAAgctagcagcagcagctgtgctgGGAGAGTTGAAGAGACTACCCCATATACCCAGTGTAGAAAAGACGCAGCCCCGcatcaaaaagaaaaccaaatctATCATCAAG CTGCAGACCAGTCCAGAATATGGACAGGGAATGAATCCCATCAGCCGCTTGGCTCAGATCCAGCAGGCCAAGAAGGAGAAGGAGCCGGAGTATAGCATGGTGACAGAGAGAGGGCTGCCACGGCGCAGGGAGTTTGTCATGCAG GTTACTGTGTGTGGGCAGTCTGCAGAGGGAATGGGACCCAGCAAGAAGGTGGCCAAGAGGAACGCAGCAGAGAAAATGCTGGAGCTCTTGGGGTATAAAGTGCCTCAGCCTCAACCCCCAAAACCGGCACTCAAAACTGATGAAAAG ACCCCAGTGAAAAAGCCAGGTGATGGGCGCAAAGTGACCTTCTACGAACCTGGTTCTGTAGAGGAGGGGACACTGG GTTCCAAGGAGGAGGACTTCCGCCTGCCTTACCTGAGCCACCAGCAGCTGCCTGCAGGGATCCTGCCCATGATGCCTGAGGTGGCACAAGCAGTTGGGGCCTGCCAAGGATCCCAGGCCAAGGACTACAGTCGAAGTATACCCAACCCAGGCAAGACCACGATCACTGCCATGATTGCCAACGAGCTGCTTTATGCTGGGACATCACTGACTGCAGAGACTATCCTGAAGACTAAAAATAACATGAATCAACTGCCCCACGGCCCCCTAACCAGGCCCTCGGAACAGCTCGGCTATCTGGCATCTGTGCAGGGTCTACAG GTGGAATACAAGGATTTTCCCAAAAACAATAAGAATGAGTTTGTGTCACTGATTAACTGCTCCTCCCAGCCACCGCTCATCAGTCATGGGATTGGGAAAGATGTAGAATCCTGTCATGATATG GCTGCACTGAACATATTGAAGTTGCTCTCAGAGTTGGACCAGCAGTCAAACGAAAGGACAGGAAATGGACCAGTTTCTGG GTGTGGCAAACAAGAAATTGAAGGGGACTTGCACATCAAACAGGCTAACTCAAGCACATTGGCACAGACCCTGGATGGCACTGTTTAG
- the stau1 gene encoding double-stranded RNA-binding protein Staufen homolog 1 isoform X1 yields the protein MSQLQFQCPASPMPAASAPLQPQPSYSIPCASGTLPSESASQPIRSSALPAGSATPYNSTTVSNMANPKEKTPMCLVNELARFNKIQPEYKLLCEQGPAHSKIFSVRLTLGDQHWEAEGTSIKKAQHSAAASALAETTLPKPTVRTPRSTGKHQADGMTHITELSALCIKLGKKPLYKPIDAYTGMRPPNFNYNVRAPGPYQRSMQQYYYPFPPVGPMIYHVELSIGGQQFFGKGRTRQLAKHDAAAKALKVLQKEPILQQLPVVNGEPEEENLNKSEISQVFEIALKRNLPVSFEVLKEEGPPHMKTFVVRVTVGEFTGEGEGKSKKIAKKLAAAAVLGELKRLPHIPSVEKTQPRIKKKTKSIIKLQTSPEYGQGMNPISRLAQIQQAKKEKEPEYSMVTERGLPRRREFVMQVTVCGQSAEGMGPSKKVAKRNAAEKMLELLGYKVPQPQPPKPALKTDEKTPVKKPGDGRKVTFYEPGSVEEGTLGSKEEDFRLPYLSHQQLPAGILPMMPEVAQAVGACQGSQAKDYSRSIPNPGKTTITAMIANELLYAGTSLTAETILKTKNNMNQLPHGPLTRPSEQLGYLASVQGLQVEYKDFPKNNKNEFVSLINCSSQPPLISHGIGKDVESCHDMAALNILKLLSELDQQSNERTGNGPVSGCGKQEIEGDLHIKQANSSTLAQTLDGTV from the exons ATGTCTCAGCTCCAGTTTCAGTGTCCAGCTAGCCCCATGCCCGCTGCTTCTGCCCCCCTGCAGCCACAGCCTAGCTACAGCATCCCTTGTGCCTCAGGCACCCTACCGTCAGAGAGCGCCAGCCAGCCCATCAGGAGCTCCGCTCTCCCCGCAGGGTCAGCCACTCCCTACAATAGCACCACAG TATCTAACATGGCAAACCCTAAAGAGAAGACCCCTATGTGTTTGGTGAATGAGTTAGCCCGTTTTAACAAGATTCAACCTGAATATAAGCTGCTTTGTGAGCAAGGGCCAGCTCACTCAAAG attttctcaGTGAGGCTCACGCTGGGAGATCAGCATTGGGAGGCAGAGGGGACCAGTATCAAGAAAGCTCAGCATTCCGCTGCTGCATCAGCCCTCGCTGAGACTACACTCCCTAAACCCACTGTGAGGACACCCCGCAGCACAGGAAAGCACCAAG CAGATGGCATGACGCATATTACAGAGCTGAGTGCACTATGCATCAAACTTGGTAAAAAGCCTCTCTATAAACCCATCGACGCATATACGGGGATGAGACCACCAAACTTCAACTACAATGTGCGGGCTCCAGGGCCTTACCAGCGCTCTATGCAACA GTACTACTACCCATTTCCTCCTGTGGGACCAATGATATATCATGTGGAGCTTTCTATTGGAGGCCAGCAGTTTTTTGGGAAAGGACGAACGCGGCAGTTAGCCAAACACGATGCTGCTGCCAAGGCCTTGAAAGTACTGCAGAAGGAGCCAATACTGCAACAGTTGCCAGTG GTGAATGGAGAGCCCGAGGAGGAGAACCTGAACAAATCAGAAATCAGTCAAGTCTTTGAAATTGCACTTAAACGCAACTTACCTGTCAGCTTTGAg GTTTTAAAAGAAGAGGGCCCTCCACACATGAAGACTTTTGTAGTGCGTGTTACAGTTGGCGAGTTCACAGGAGAGGGCGagggaaaaagtaaaaagattGCAAAGAAgctagcagcagcagctgtgctgGGAGAGTTGAAGAGACTACCCCATATACCCAGTGTAGAAAAGACGCAGCCCCGcatcaaaaagaaaaccaaatctATCATCAAG CTGCAGACCAGTCCAGAATATGGACAGGGAATGAATCCCATCAGCCGCTTGGCTCAGATCCAGCAGGCCAAGAAGGAGAAGGAGCCGGAGTATAGCATGGTGACAGAGAGAGGGCTGCCACGGCGCAGGGAGTTTGTCATGCAG GTTACTGTGTGTGGGCAGTCTGCAGAGGGAATGGGACCCAGCAAGAAGGTGGCCAAGAGGAACGCAGCAGAGAAAATGCTGGAGCTCTTGGGGTATAAAGTGCCTCAGCCTCAACCCCCAAAACCGGCACTCAAAACTGATGAAAAG ACCCCAGTGAAAAAGCCAGGTGATGGGCGCAAAGTGACCTTCTACGAACCTGGTTCTGTAGAGGAGGGGACACTGG GTTCCAAGGAGGAGGACTTCCGCCTGCCTTACCTGAGCCACCAGCAGCTGCCTGCAGGGATCCTGCCCATGATGCCTGAGGTGGCACAAGCAGTTGGGGCCTGCCAAGGATCCCAGGCCAAGGACTACAGTCGAAGTATACCCAACCCAGGCAAGACCACGATCACTGCCATGATTGCCAACGAGCTGCTTTATGCTGGGACATCACTGACTGCAGAGACTATCCTGAAGACTAAAAATAACATGAATCAACTGCCCCACGGCCCCCTAACCAGGCCCTCGGAACAGCTCGGCTATCTGGCATCTGTGCAGGGTCTACAG GTGGAATACAAGGATTTTCCCAAAAACAATAAGAATGAGTTTGTGTCACTGATTAACTGCTCCTCCCAGCCACCGCTCATCAGTCATGGGATTGGGAAAGATGTAGAATCCTGTCATGATATG GCTGCACTGAACATATTGAAGTTGCTCTCAGAGTTGGACCAGCAGTCAAACGAAAGGACAGGAAATGGACCAGTTTCTGG GTGTGGCAAACAAGAAATTGAAGGGGACTTGCACATCAAACAGGCTAACTCAAGCACATTGGCACAGACCCTGGATGGCACTGTTTAG